Proteins from a single region of Streptomyces sp. TN58:
- a CDS encoding SDR family oxidoreductase, which yields MGIRSRRCDRCPGPLEGRVAVVTGAARGLGEGLARALSERGARVALIGLEEDRLGRLAAGLPGPAACWPVDVTDSAALTEAARAVRASLGAPSVVVANAGIAMGGTLLDCDPAAWRRVVDVNLVGSALTARCFLPDLLRTHGYYLQVASLAALAPAPLLSAYCASKSGVEAFAHALRAEVAHHGVGVGVAYLSWVDTSLIRAADETEAFRTLRAHLPWPASAVHAPDPCVRAMVNGIERRSAHVYAPPWVRGVQGVRALLPTVVAHRSRRVLATGGDPAPTGLLGPGGAAAARPSASRSRRA from the coding sequence ATGGGGATCCGCAGCCGGCGGTGCGACAGGTGCCCGGGCCCTCTGGAGGGCCGGGTGGCCGTGGTCACCGGCGCCGCGAGGGGACTGGGTGAAGGGCTCGCCCGCGCCCTGTCCGAGCGCGGTGCCCGCGTCGCGCTGATCGGCCTGGAAGAGGACAGACTCGGCCGCCTGGCAGCCGGACTGCCCGGTCCCGCGGCCTGCTGGCCGGTGGACGTCACCGACAGTGCCGCGCTGACCGAGGCCGCCCGCGCGGTACGGGCGTCGCTGGGCGCGCCGTCGGTGGTGGTCGCCAACGCCGGGATAGCGATGGGCGGAACGCTCCTGGACTGCGACCCGGCCGCCTGGCGGCGGGTCGTCGACGTCAACCTCGTGGGCAGTGCGCTGACGGCGCGCTGCTTCCTCCCCGACCTGCTGCGCACGCACGGCTACTACCTCCAGGTCGCCTCCTTGGCCGCCCTCGCGCCCGCACCGCTGCTCAGCGCGTACTGCGCCTCCAAGAGCGGCGTGGAGGCGTTCGCCCACGCGCTGCGCGCGGAGGTCGCACACCACGGTGTCGGCGTGGGTGTCGCCTATCTGAGCTGGGTCGACACGAGCCTGATCCGAGCAGCCGACGAGACCGAGGCCTTTCGGACGCTGCGCGCCCACCTGCCCTGGCCCGCCTCGGCCGTCCACGCCCCGGACCCCTGCGTACGCGCCATGGTCAACGGCATAGAGCGCCGGTCGGCCCACGTCTACGCCCCGCCCTGGGTGCGCGGCGTACAGGGGGTGCGCGCCCTCCTGCCCACGGTCGTCGCGCACCGGTCCCGCCGGGTTCTCGCGACCGGCGGGGATCCGGCGCCCACGGGACTGCTCGGGCCGGGCGGCGCCGCGGCCGCGCGCCCGTCCGCGAGCCGGTCGCGGCGGGCCTGA
- a CDS encoding SRPBCC family protein: MAVRHRLVHAAPEQVWSVLADASRYADWVVGTSDSRPADGLWPALGSALEYTVRLGPWTASGTTVVRRVRAPEALELEVHSGPLGTARVAIEIRSWGEEALVIIDEHPLRGLGGALHNAALDALLQLRHRQMLATLAQVVEEQAATGDRVKA; this comes from the coding sequence ATGGCCGTTCGACACCGACTGGTCCACGCCGCGCCCGAGCAGGTGTGGTCCGTGCTCGCCGACGCCTCGCGCTACGCCGACTGGGTCGTCGGCACCAGTGACTCACGCCCCGCCGACGGGCTGTGGCCCGCGCTCGGATCCGCCCTGGAGTACACCGTCCGGCTCGGACCGTGGACGGCCTCCGGTACCACCGTCGTACGGAGGGTGAGAGCCCCGGAGGCGCTGGAGCTGGAAGTGCACAGTGGCCCGCTCGGCACGGCCAGGGTCGCGATCGAGATCCGCTCGTGGGGCGAGGAGGCCCTGGTCATCATCGACGAGCATCCCCTGCGAGGGCTCGGGGGCGCGCTGCACAACGCCGCGCTCGACGCGCTGCTCCAGCTCCGCCACCGGCAGATGCTCGCGACGCTCGCACAGGTGGTGGAGGAGCAGGCCGCGACCGGCGACCGCGTGAAGGCCTGA
- a CDS encoding DUF6328 family protein: MIARAANVGQRLETCDERADRLWLELMHEVRVVLTAVQLLFAFLLAVAFTPAYGRLGDTDRLLYLLCLLCGAAATAALTGPVALHRLVTGLRLKSETVAWASRLVAAGLVLLLAMTSLGLLVVLRQVTGPVTALLLGASLSVWCALCWGVPAFLLRRRSRSRRMSWAAPEVSEAGGARVPERGTATSRASLPAEARERQAGRG; this comes from the coding sequence ATGATCGCCCGTGCCGCGAATGTGGGGCAGCGGCTGGAGACGTGCGACGAACGGGCCGACCGCCTCTGGCTGGAGCTCATGCACGAGGTACGCGTGGTCCTCACCGCCGTGCAGCTGCTCTTCGCCTTCCTGCTGGCGGTGGCCTTCACCCCCGCCTACGGCAGGCTGGGCGACACCGACCGCCTCCTCTACCTCCTGTGCCTGCTCTGCGGGGCCGCCGCGACGGCGGCGCTGACGGGCCCGGTCGCCCTCCACCGGCTGGTCACCGGGCTGCGGCTGAAGTCCGAGACGGTGGCCTGGGCGTCCCGGCTGGTCGCGGCCGGCCTGGTCCTGCTCCTGGCGATGACGTCGCTGGGGCTGCTGGTGGTGCTGCGCCAGGTCACCGGCCCGGTCACGGCGCTCCTGCTCGGCGCCTCCCTGTCGGTGTGGTGCGCGCTCTGCTGGGGCGTTCCCGCCTTCCTGCTACGCCGCCGCAGTCGCTCGCGCCGCATGTCGTGGGCCGCACCCGAGGTGTCGGAGGCCGGTGGCGCCCGCGTCCCGGAACGCGGCACGGCGACCTCACGTGCGTCCCTTCCCGCCGAAGCCCGGGAGAGGCAGGCAGGGCGCGGTTGA
- a CDS encoding FAD-dependent oxidoreductase: protein MNPLAATGESYWMRTAPLPSFPALSGAAEADVAVIGSGIVGLSTAWELARAGLEVVVLEASRLAGGVTGHTTGKLTALHTAVYDTLRSKHGEEAARRYAASQSAALRRVVEVSGELGIDCELERRPAYTYCEEAEGVNALRAEADAARAAGLDASFVTATGMPFPVAGAVRVEDQAQFHPLAYLAGLVEDIVALGGRLHEGTRVTRLDDGDPCRLTTDSGATVAARHVVVATHHPVFDDALLSTRLTQHRDLVIAGAVPAGQDPAGMYISEEHGKRSVRTSPLADGGRLLVVTGEAFTPGTGEDTEAGYARLRAWAERHFPGFSAEYRWAAQDNSSTDTLPLVGRMPTKGDNVYVATGFAGWGMTGGVLAGTVIASLVRGGEDPWDGLYDPGRVGSPVRSAPAYLKAQWDVGKHFVKDRLDTLGDGTNGPAGSLPPGEGTVVRAGGEPCAVHRDDQGELHAVSAVCTHLGCLVAFNNAERTWECPCHGSRFGVDGEVLQGPALKPLERRDPTEL, encoded by the coding sequence ATGAATCCACTTGCTGCCACCGGAGAGTCCTACTGGATGCGGACGGCGCCCCTGCCGTCCTTCCCCGCGCTGTCGGGGGCCGCCGAAGCGGACGTGGCGGTCATCGGCAGCGGCATCGTCGGCCTGAGCACGGCCTGGGAGCTCGCCCGCGCGGGCCTGGAGGTCGTGGTGCTGGAAGCGTCCCGGCTGGCGGGCGGAGTCACGGGCCACACGACCGGGAAGCTCACCGCTCTGCACACCGCCGTGTACGACACGCTGCGGAGCAAGCACGGAGAGGAAGCCGCGCGGCGGTACGCCGCGTCCCAGAGCGCGGCCCTGCGGCGTGTCGTCGAGGTCTCCGGCGAACTCGGGATCGACTGCGAGCTGGAGAGGCGTCCCGCCTACACCTACTGCGAGGAGGCCGAGGGCGTCAACGCCCTGCGCGCGGAGGCGGACGCCGCGCGTGCGGCCGGCCTGGACGCGTCGTTCGTCACGGCGACCGGTATGCCCTTCCCGGTGGCCGGCGCCGTCAGGGTCGAGGACCAGGCCCAGTTCCACCCGCTCGCCTACCTGGCCGGGCTCGTCGAGGACATCGTCGCGCTCGGCGGCCGGCTCCACGAGGGCACCCGCGTCACGCGGCTCGACGACGGCGATCCCTGCCGGCTCACCACCGACTCCGGCGCCACCGTGGCCGCGCGGCACGTGGTCGTCGCCACCCACCACCCCGTGTTCGACGACGCTCTGCTCTCCACCAGGCTCACGCAGCACCGGGACCTCGTGATCGCGGGCGCGGTGCCGGCCGGCCAGGACCCCGCCGGCATGTACATCTCGGAGGAACACGGCAAGCGGTCCGTCCGCACATCGCCCCTCGCCGACGGCGGACGGCTCCTCGTCGTCACCGGGGAAGCCTTCACGCCGGGCACGGGCGAGGACACCGAAGCCGGCTACGCCCGCCTCCGGGCATGGGCCGAGCGGCACTTCCCCGGGTTCTCCGCCGAGTACCGCTGGGCCGCCCAGGACAACAGCTCGACGGACACGCTGCCCCTGGTCGGCCGGATGCCCACGAAGGGCGACAACGTCTACGTGGCCACCGGGTTCGCCGGGTGGGGCATGACGGGCGGGGTACTGGCCGGGACGGTCATCGCCTCCCTCGTCCGCGGCGGCGAGGACCCGTGGGACGGGCTCTACGACCCCGGCCGCGTCGGCTCGCCCGTGCGATCGGCCCCGGCGTACCTGAAGGCCCAGTGGGACGTCGGCAAGCACTTCGTCAAGGACCGCCTGGACACCCTCGGCGACGGGACCAACGGCCCCGCCGGGAGCCTGCCGCCCGGTGAGGGCACGGTGGTCCGCGCCGGCGGCGAACCCTGCGCCGTGCACCGCGACGACCAGGGCGAACTGCACGCCGTGTCCGCCGTCTGCACGCATCTGGGGTGTCTGGTGGCGTTCAACAACGCCGAACGGACCTGGGAATGCCCCTGTCACGGTTCCCGCTTCGGCGTCGACGGCGAGGTCCTGCAGGGCCCGGCGCTGAAACCGCTGGAGCGCCGGGACCCGACCGAACTCTGA
- a CDS encoding type II toxin-antitoxin system RelE family toxin produces MTYGIVWEQTAVYAAARHLADDPAGLRQLLSAVDLLSGEPCPKGAAVFGSGLCRIHVGRYRVLYTLARDPGAVVILHVGRLG; encoded by the coding sequence ATGACGTACGGCATCGTGTGGGAGCAGACCGCCGTGTACGCGGCGGCCCGACACCTCGCGGACGATCCGGCCGGGCTGCGGCAGCTGCTGTCCGCCGTGGACCTGCTGTCCGGCGAGCCCTGCCCGAAGGGCGCCGCCGTCTTCGGCTCGGGCCTGTGCCGGATCCACGTGGGCCGCTACCGCGTCCTGTACACCCTCGCCCGCGATCCGGGGGCCGTGGTCATCCTGCATGTCGGCCGTCTCGGATGA
- the dhaK gene encoding dihydroxyacetone kinase subunit DhaK, whose translation MKMLINSPETVVADALRGLAAAHPELEVDPEARIIVRKGANEGGRVGLVSGGGSGHEPLHGGFVGPGMLSAACPGEVFTSPVPDQVLRAAKAVDSGQGVLFIVKNYTGDVLNFDMAAELAEEDGIRVQRVLVDDDVAVTDSLYTAGRRGTGATLFVEKIAGAAAEEGAPLEQVAAVAERVNKASRSFGVALSACTTPAKGSPTFDLPDGELELGIGIHGEPGRERRPMMSAREIAEFAVGAVLDDLADAAPADGPVLALVNGMGATPLLELYGFHSEVSRVLADRGVTVARTLVGNYVTSLDMAGCSVTLCRADDELLRLWDAPVQTPALRWGR comes from the coding sequence ATGAAGATGCTGATCAACAGTCCCGAGACCGTCGTCGCCGACGCCCTGCGCGGGCTGGCCGCCGCCCACCCGGAGCTGGAGGTCGACCCGGAGGCCCGGATCATCGTACGGAAGGGTGCGAACGAAGGCGGGCGGGTCGGGCTGGTGTCCGGGGGCGGTTCCGGGCACGAGCCGCTGCACGGCGGCTTCGTCGGGCCCGGAATGCTGTCGGCCGCCTGTCCGGGCGAGGTGTTCACCTCCCCCGTGCCCGACCAGGTGCTGCGGGCCGCCAAGGCGGTGGACTCCGGCCAGGGCGTGCTGTTCATCGTCAAGAACTACACCGGGGACGTGCTGAACTTCGACATGGCCGCCGAACTCGCCGAGGAGGACGGAATCCGCGTCCAGCGGGTACTGGTGGACGACGACGTGGCCGTGACCGACAGCCTCTACACGGCGGGCCGGCGCGGCACCGGCGCCACCCTCTTCGTCGAGAAGATCGCCGGTGCCGCGGCCGAGGAGGGTGCTCCGCTGGAGCAGGTCGCCGCGGTGGCCGAGCGGGTCAACAAGGCCTCCCGCAGTTTCGGCGTGGCGCTGAGCGCGTGCACCACGCCCGCGAAGGGCAGCCCCACCTTCGACCTGCCGGACGGCGAACTCGAACTGGGCATCGGGATCCACGGCGAGCCCGGCCGGGAGCGGCGCCCGATGATGTCGGCCCGGGAGATCGCGGAGTTCGCCGTGGGCGCCGTGCTGGACGACCTGGCGGACGCGGCCCCGGCCGACGGGCCGGTCCTGGCCCTGGTCAACGGCATGGGCGCGACACCTCTGCTGGAGCTGTACGGATTCCACTCGGAGGTGTCGCGGGTGCTCGCGGACCGCGGTGTGACGGTGGCGCGCACCCTGGTGGGGAACTACGTCACGTCCCTGGACATGGCGGGGTGCTCGGTCACGCTGTGCCGGGCCGACGACGAACTCCTGCGGCTGTGGGACGCGCCGGTGCAGACCCCGGCACTGCGCTGGGGCCGCTGA
- a CDS encoding DUF2231 domain-containing protein → MDTRTLDPAKAVPALNAASGWWLTTLDRLERTTLADPAIRALQRGVRSLPLGAARDVLRGRPLGHPLHPVLVQVPIGCWLSAAVLDAVPGERRAATTLTAVGLAGVAPAAIAGWADWADMPPEQARVGLAHAVSNAAAVGCYAVSLAARLRGRPAKGRLWSWAGLAAVSVTGALGGHIAYRQAVGAHPAT, encoded by the coding sequence ATGGACACCAGAACCCTCGACCCCGCGAAGGCCGTCCCCGCCCTGAACGCCGCTTCCGGGTGGTGGCTGACGACCCTGGACCGCCTGGAGCGGACCACCCTGGCCGATCCCGCGATCCGCGCACTCCAGAGGGGGGTCCGCTCGCTCCCGCTGGGCGCCGCCAGGGACGTGCTCAGGGGAAGACCCCTGGGCCACCCCCTCCACCCCGTCCTCGTCCAGGTGCCCATCGGCTGCTGGCTCTCCGCCGCGGTGCTCGACGCCGTACCAGGGGAACGGCGGGCGGCGACGACCCTGACGGCCGTCGGCCTCGCCGGTGTGGCCCCCGCCGCCATCGCCGGGTGGGCGGACTGGGCCGACATGCCGCCCGAACAGGCCCGGGTCGGCCTCGCCCACGCCGTCTCCAATGCCGCGGCCGTCGGCTGCTACGCGGTCTCCCTGGCGGCCCGCCTGCGCGGCCGCCCCGCGAAGGGCAGGCTCTGGTCATGGGCCGGACTGGCGGCCGTCAGCGTCACCGGCGCCCTGGGCGGCCACATCGCCTACCGGCAGGCCGTCGGAGCCCACCCCGCCACGTGA
- a CDS encoding ABC transporter permease: MRATLRWAQADFRAHRGEALFVVLASAGVIASLLLAGALFGYAANPWQRVFNQSQGAHIWLHTRAGADTEVDALAAVDGVAALSGPYRTAATTIESRGARAAVTLRAAGAEPPQIGRPLVAEGRWLDPPDTGGTGSAAGSVVLETSVARALWAEPGDTVRVTGPDGAPHLLLVSGTADAAEPRYQPGGLAGIGWVLPATLGEIARADTGQSVGLRLADPDDTDFIVQRAVTVLGADRVAEVTKWQQARAEAGGDDRLLGTVFAVFGLGALLAAALAASGAVGARVRGQLRDIAVLKAIGFTPGQVTRGFLVQHLAFALLGVALGTTAIALLGARLPGRIGEAAAVWQDLPGHTALMIGIPGGAVLLIAASTGLSAWRAGRVPPVPVARAALPSAAPMTALGKRALGVRVPPALVLGWRAAFPRRGRTLLPVARLALPLVLITVALVAWSTLDQFRSRPAQVGLAAALTVRSERSAGPSDAELEQTLAAVPGIAAVHPGAEMAALVPGQTGTITLRGLGTAGRPYPSAVVEGRAVAGPDEAVAGQGLLDLLGVRVGDWVRMTVGGRPQILHLVGRTIEPEAGGRVITTTLDALRERDPGLRPAFHALELREGADPRTVSGALATAAGTALEIRETPNPADRLEPARGVIGALIAVLALIGLIELLTLIGTGVRDRGRDLLALKAIGLTPRQIGAMIVTAAGLTALVSALVGTGLGLLTGSWLVDTQGASSGIGAGIAQAPPLPVLCTVIVGAVLGAVAAAALPATRTARRRLADSLSETL; the protein is encoded by the coding sequence GTGCGGGCCACTCTGCGCTGGGCGCAGGCAGACTTCCGCGCACACCGCGGCGAAGCCCTCTTCGTCGTCCTCGCCAGCGCCGGCGTGATCGCCTCCCTCCTGCTGGCCGGCGCGCTGTTCGGCTACGCCGCGAACCCCTGGCAGCGGGTCTTCAACCAGTCCCAGGGCGCACACATCTGGCTGCACACCCGCGCCGGGGCGGACACCGAAGTGGACGCCCTGGCCGCGGTGGACGGCGTCGCGGCGCTGTCCGGGCCCTACCGGACGGCCGCGACCACGATCGAGTCCCGCGGTGCCCGGGCCGCGGTCACGCTCCGCGCCGCGGGCGCGGAGCCCCCGCAGATTGGACGGCCGCTCGTGGCCGAGGGCCGCTGGCTCGACCCTCCGGACACCGGCGGCACCGGCTCGGCGGCCGGCTCCGTCGTACTGGAGACCTCCGTCGCACGGGCCCTGTGGGCGGAACCCGGCGACACCGTACGCGTCACCGGACCCGACGGCGCCCCGCACCTGCTGCTGGTGAGCGGCACGGCCGACGCGGCCGAGCCCCGCTACCAGCCCGGAGGCTTGGCCGGCATCGGCTGGGTGCTCCCCGCGACACTCGGCGAGATCGCCCGGGCGGACACCGGGCAGAGCGTCGGGCTGCGTCTGGCAGACCCCGACGACACCGACTTCATCGTCCAGCGCGCCGTCACCGTCCTCGGCGCCGACCGGGTCGCCGAGGTCACCAAATGGCAGCAGGCCCGCGCCGAGGCGGGCGGCGACGACCGGCTCCTGGGCACGGTCTTCGCCGTCTTCGGCCTCGGCGCGCTGCTCGCCGCGGCCCTGGCCGCGTCCGGGGCGGTCGGCGCCCGCGTCCGGGGCCAGCTGCGGGACATCGCCGTCCTCAAGGCGATCGGCTTCACCCCCGGCCAGGTCACCCGCGGCTTCCTCGTACAGCACCTGGCCTTCGCGCTGCTGGGCGTGGCCCTCGGCACCACTGCGATCGCCCTCCTCGGCGCCCGGCTGCCCGGGCGGATCGGGGAGGCCGCCGCCGTCTGGCAGGACCTGCCCGGGCACACCGCCCTGATGATCGGCATCCCCGGCGGCGCGGTGCTGCTGATCGCCGCCTCCACCGGGCTGTCGGCCTGGCGCGCCGGACGGGTGCCGCCGGTGCCGGTGGCACGGGCGGCGCTGCCGTCCGCCGCACCGATGACCGCCCTCGGCAAGCGGGCACTGGGCGTACGGGTGCCGCCCGCCCTCGTCCTCGGCTGGCGTGCCGCGTTCCCCCGGCGCGGGCGGACGCTCCTGCCGGTGGCCCGGCTCGCGCTGCCGCTGGTGCTCATCACGGTCGCCCTGGTGGCCTGGTCGACGCTGGACCAGTTCCGCAGCCGCCCCGCGCAGGTCGGGCTGGCCGCGGCACTGACCGTACGGTCGGAGCGGTCCGCCGGACCGTCCGACGCGGAGCTGGAGCAGACCCTCGCGGCGGTCCCGGGCATAGCCGCCGTGCATCCGGGCGCCGAGATGGCCGCGCTCGTCCCCGGACAGACCGGCACCATCACCCTGCGCGGCCTCGGCACGGCCGGCCGGCCGTACCCCTCCGCCGTGGTGGAGGGGCGCGCGGTGGCCGGCCCCGACGAGGCCGTCGCCGGCCAGGGGCTGCTGGACCTCCTCGGCGTACGGGTCGGGGACTGGGTACGGATGACCGTGGGCGGGCGGCCGCAGATCCTGCACCTCGTCGGCCGCACCATCGAGCCCGAAGCCGGCGGCCGGGTGATCACCACGACCCTCGACGCACTGCGTGAGCGGGACCCCGGCCTGCGGCCCGCCTTCCACGCCCTGGAACTGCGCGAGGGTGCCGACCCCCGAACCGTGAGCGGTGCTCTCGCGACGGCGGCCGGCACGGCACTGGAGATCCGGGAGACGCCGAACCCGGCCGACCGGCTGGAACCGGCGCGCGGGGTGATCGGCGCCCTGATCGCCGTACTGGCGCTGATCGGGCTCATCGAACTGCTCACGCTCATCGGCACGGGCGTACGCGACCGGGGCCGGGACCTGCTCGCACTGAAGGCCATAGGTCTGACGCCGCGGCAGATCGGCGCGATGATCGTGACGGCCGCCGGCCTGACCGCGCTCGTGTCCGCCCTGGTGGGGACCGGGCTGGGACTCCTGACCGGCAGCTGGCTGGTGGACACGCAGGGCGCGTCGAGCGGCATCGGCGCGGGGATAGCCCAAGCGCCGCCGCTGCCGGTGCTGTGCACGGTGATCGTGGGCGCGGTCCTGGGCGCGGTGGCGGCGGCGGCGCTGCCGGCGACCCGGACGGCACGACGGCGGCTGGCGGACTCGCTCAGCGAGACCCTCTGA
- a CDS encoding ABC transporter ATP-binding protein, translating to MSDDATAAPVVPIVRAEGLTKTHHGEGTPVPAVRGVDLCVQPGEFVAITGPSGAGKSTLLHLIGGLQRPDGGRLWLDGERVDAYREARWAVLRRRSIGVVFQFFNLVSNLTVADNVELPALLAGASPKAARNSRAELLAELGLEGRERSMPGELSGGEQQRVALARALVNHPALLLADEPAGSLDSKGTREVLRLLTRFHQRGQTIIMVTHDARMASAADRVISFFDGRIADDAQLGAGSRPGATGGVSGVLELKE from the coding sequence ATGAGCGACGACGCCACCGCCGCTCCCGTCGTGCCCATCGTCCGCGCCGAGGGCCTGACCAAGACCCACCACGGCGAGGGAACCCCGGTGCCCGCCGTCCGCGGCGTGGACCTCTGCGTCCAGCCCGGCGAGTTCGTCGCGATCACCGGCCCCTCCGGCGCCGGCAAGTCCACCCTGCTCCACCTCATCGGCGGCCTCCAGCGGCCCGACGGCGGCAGGCTGTGGCTCGACGGCGAGCGCGTCGACGCGTACCGCGAAGCACGCTGGGCCGTCCTGCGGCGCCGCAGCATCGGCGTCGTCTTCCAGTTCTTCAACCTCGTCTCCAACCTCACCGTCGCCGACAACGTCGAACTGCCCGCCCTGCTCGCCGGCGCCTCCCCGAAAGCCGCCCGCAACTCCCGCGCCGAACTGCTCGCCGAACTCGGCCTCGAAGGACGCGAACGCTCCATGCCGGGAGAGCTCTCCGGCGGCGAACAGCAGCGGGTCGCCCTCGCCCGCGCCCTGGTCAACCACCCCGCCCTGCTCCTCGCAGACGAACCGGCCGGCAGCCTCGACAGCAAGGGCACCCGTGAGGTGCTGCGGCTGCTCACGCGGTTCCACCAGCGCGGCCAGACGATCATCATGGTCACCCACGACGCCCGGATGGCCAGCGCCGCCGACCGCGTCATCAGCTTCTTCGACGGCCGGATAGCCGACGACGCACAGCTCGGCGCAGGCAGCCGCCCGGGCGCGACCGGCGGCGTCTCCGGCGTACTCGAACTGAAGGAATGA
- a CDS encoding PadR family transcriptional regulator: MRLALLALLTRSPAHGYELKQDLEKLLGAAYPQPNVGQIYVTLGRLEKSGLIQGEDVEQAGRPNKRTYKLTDAGREAVLAWFEDTAEEPRVRDEFFMKLALAPQSGLADPIALINKQRRQYLNTMRDLSKLAAAEDRDNKISQLLIEGAMLHLQADLDWLERCQEELE; this comes from the coding sequence GTGCGGCTGGCGCTCCTTGCGCTCCTCACCCGTAGCCCTGCGCACGGTTACGAGCTCAAGCAGGACCTTGAGAAGCTCCTGGGCGCCGCGTACCCTCAGCCGAACGTCGGCCAGATCTACGTCACCCTCGGCCGGCTGGAGAAGAGCGGCCTGATCCAGGGCGAGGACGTCGAACAGGCGGGCCGGCCCAACAAGCGCACCTACAAGCTGACGGACGCCGGGCGCGAGGCCGTACTGGCCTGGTTCGAGGACACCGCCGAGGAACCCCGGGTACGGGACGAGTTCTTCATGAAACTGGCGCTCGCACCGCAGTCGGGTCTGGCCGATCCGATCGCCCTGATCAACAAGCAGCGGCGCCAGTACCTCAACACCATGCGGGACCTGTCGAAGCTGGCAGCGGCCGAGGACCGCGACAACAAGATCTCCCAACTGCTGATCGAGGGCGCCATGCTGCACCTGCAGGCCGACCTCGACTGGCTGGAACGCTGTCAGGAGGAGCTGGAATGA
- a CDS encoding ABC transporter substrate-binding protein, translated as MRWMRAAGRALLVVAVVLAGYAGLGVRPDAGTASAARGPLTLVTAGDLTDYLGPLLDDWNESRPDERVTLVELPDSADETRAQMISELRSGRDRFDVLNIDVAWTSEFAAAGWIAPLERDRFPLDAFLRPVVDTATFDGRLYAVPYVTNAGLLYYRKDLLDLAGEQPPRTWSELARQARTIAPRHGLDGYAGQFLPYEGLTVNVTEAVHSAGGSILRDDGARVTVDSDGARAGLRFLADGVREGWISREALGYKEEESRRAFQDGRLLFLRNWPYVYADAGAPGSAVAGRFGAVPLPGADGPGTSVLGGSNLAVSSRSRHPASAADLIAYLTSERVQRRVLTEGSLPPVRAALYEDAELVRAYPYLPTLRESVLSAVPRPKSPRYDQVSLAVQAVGQDVMALRQTPEEAVARLARELGAIAGTG; from the coding sequence ATGCGGTGGATGCGTGCCGCGGGTAGAGCTCTCCTGGTGGTGGCGGTGGTCCTGGCGGGGTACGCCGGTCTCGGCGTCCGCCCGGACGCGGGCACGGCCTCGGCCGCCCGCGGCCCCCTGACGCTGGTGACGGCGGGCGACCTGACCGACTACCTCGGCCCCCTCCTCGACGACTGGAACGAGAGCCGTCCCGACGAGCGGGTCACGCTCGTCGAGCTGCCCGACTCGGCCGACGAGACCCGGGCCCAGATGATCAGCGAGCTGCGGTCGGGCCGCGACCGGTTCGACGTGCTGAACATCGACGTCGCCTGGACGTCGGAGTTCGCGGCCGCAGGATGGATCGCCCCGCTCGAACGTGACCGGTTCCCCCTGGACGCCTTCCTGCGGCCGGTCGTGGACACGGCGACCTTCGACGGGCGGCTGTACGCGGTCCCGTACGTCACGAACGCCGGCCTGCTCTACTACCGCAAGGACCTCCTGGACCTGGCCGGCGAGCAGCCGCCGCGGACCTGGTCCGAACTGGCCCGCCAGGCACGCACGATCGCCCCGCGGCACGGGCTGGACGGTTACGCGGGGCAGTTCCTCCCGTACGAGGGGCTCACGGTCAACGTCACCGAGGCGGTGCACTCCGCGGGCGGTTCGATCCTGCGCGACGACGGCGCCCGCGTCACCGTGGACTCCGACGGGGCGCGCGCCGGGCTGCGGTTCCTCGCGGACGGGGTGCGGGAGGGCTGGATCTCCCGTGAGGCGCTCGGCTACAAGGAGGAGGAGTCCCGCCGGGCGTTCCAGGACGGCAGGCTCCTCTTCCTGCGGAACTGGCCGTATGTGTACGCGGACGCGGGCGCGCCGGGGTCGGCGGTCGCGGGCCGGTTCGGGGCGGTGCCGCTGCCCGGCGCCGACGGGCCCGGCACCAGCGTGCTGGGCGGCTCGAACCTCGCCGTCAGCAGTCGTTCGCGGCATCCGGCGTCGGCGGCCGATCTGATCGCCTACCTCACCAGTGAGCGGGTGCAGAGGCGCGTCCTCACCGAGGGCTCGCTGCCCCCGGTGCGCGCCGCGCTGTACGAGGATGCCGAGCTGGTCCGCGCCTACCCGTACCTGCCGACCCTGCGCGAGAGCGTGCTGTCGGCGGTGCCGCGGCCCAAGAGTCCGCGCTATGACCAGGTGAGCCTAGCCGTGCAGGCCGTGGGGCAGGACGTGATGGCGCTGCGGCAGACGCCGGAGGAGGCGGTGGCGCGGCTGGCGCGCGAGCTCGGGGCCATCGCCGGCACGGGCTGA